A genomic window from Pecten maximus chromosome 6, xPecMax1.1, whole genome shotgun sequence includes:
- the LOC117329632 gene encoding uncharacterized protein LOC117329632, which yields MEQSRQRERHRNSPPGAYPGHARPFTSGADKTRERGSRPSSASRSIRSERDRKTETVKPDKKPTVDSRDLSDLRKLLHVAEEVQKIDLTSALHLYKVLMKKTKNDDQMESEEQYLDSLNTRIEQATSGKISRDREELQDQFNALLNEKERLEEANKKLESRCKEYDGFYAHWKQAETEKEKYKTDLKRKENELKEVKIEKTAALTEKNEALTRLSKELGNKLTDNNPAIADLSDPNRALKIAEKYNELYDNEWTDAMEKLDETDKNEKRNTQVLLDILTKCYKFCVELAEKQMKLLEMALVSPMDMERPKQAWELSVKFNVPKSIFKQLKDCRKEMSSQVMENIAQENVADKIGYHANKIPHFVKKCIEVCWFMCVLDPPVVIGKQATLNDTFDTNIYKPYTNSGTIVSYNVWPPLLLHQNGSLLVKGIVQPIKVEKKKRKDHVGLTGMKAIPAVKDRTDYGTTYSLKNNDRFTGNAGYDSYEDVYGRTESVRKNKPFQTETSWRDHTPYLDYSRTTDHDPYTQVATHGSDSHRSHVHDHVEAKRSNIGTYHYESTRPSTNYVQQSVSPERSTFKQNGVTYIQIGDKYLKYEDYKSYLRKLEESYA from the exons aTGGAGCAAAGTcgacagagagagagacataGGAATTCTCCTCCGGGCGCATACCCTGGGCATGCGCGACCGTTTACGTCAGGTGCTGACAAGACACGTGAGCGCGGGTCCAGACCGTCCTCGGC TTCAAGATCAATTCGATCTGAACGTGATCGCAAGACAGAAACCGTAAAGCCAGACAAAAAACCTACGGTGGACTCCAGGGATCTCTCCGACCTCCGGAAACTCCTTCATGTTGCAGAGGAAGTCCAGAAGATCGATCTCACCTCTGCTTTGCATCTTTACAAAGTGCTGATGAAGAAGACTAAAAATGATGATCAGATGGAGTCAGAG GAACAGTACCTTGACTCTTTGAATACACGAATAGAACAAGCTACGTCAGGGAAAATCTCTCGTGATAGAGAGGAACTACAGGACCAATTTAACGCCCTGCTGAACGAAAAAGAGAGACTGGAAGAAGCAAACAAGAAGTTGGAAAGCAGATGCAAGGAGTATGATGGTTTTTATGCACATTGGAAACAAGCTGAAAcggaaaaagaaaaatacaaaactgatttaaaaaggaaagaaaacgAACTTAAGGAGGTAAAGATCGAGAAAACAGCTGCATTAACGGAGAAAAACGAGGCATTGACAAG ATTGAGTAAGGAGTTGGGGAATAAACTGACTGACAATAACCCGGCGATCGCTGACCTTAGTGACCCTAACAGGGCCTTAAAGATCGCGGAGAAATACAACGAGCTGTATGATAATGAGTGGACGGACGCCATGGAGAAACTGGACGAAACTGACAAAAACGAGAAGAGGAATACTCAAGTTTTGCTCGATATCCTAACG AAATGCTACAAGTTTTGTGTAGAACTAGCAGAGAAACAGATGAAATTGTTGGAGATGGCCTTGGTTAGCCCCATGGACATG GAGAGACCGAAACAAGCCTGGGAACTGTCAGTGAAGTTTAACGTTCCGAAATCTATTTTCAAGCAGTTGAAGGATTGCAGGAAAGAGATGTCGTCTCAAGTCATGGAAAACATAGCTCAG gaaaacgttGCTGACAAAATTGGATATCATGCAAACAAAATCCCACATTTTGTCAAGAAATGCATTGAGGTGTGTTGGTTTATGTGCGTCCTGGACCCACCTGTTGTTATTGGTAAACAAGCGACCTTGAATGATACTTTCGATACCAACATATATAAGCCGTACACGAACAGTGGAACAATCGTATCGTACAATGTGTGGCCGCCTTTACTTCTCCACCAGAACGGATCCCTGCTTGTGAAAGGAATCGTCCAGCCAATAAAGGTGGAGAAAAAGAAAAGGAAGGACCATGTGGGTCTGACAGGGATGAAAGCTATCCCAGCAGTGAAAGATCGGACAGATTACGGTACCACATACTCGCTTAAAAATAATGACCGTTTTACTGGAAACGCAGGATACGACTCTTATGAGGACGTTTATGGTAGGACGGAGTCTGTCAGAAAAAACAAGCCATTTCAAACAGAAACGTCATGGAGAGACCACACGCCTTATTTGGATTACAGTAGAACCACCGACCACGATCCGTACACACAGGTAGCGACCCACGGTTCGGATTCTCATCGATCACATGTCCATGATCACGTTGAAGCAAAACGATCAAACATAGGAACCTACCATTACGAAAGCACACGACCATCTACAAACTACGTTCAGCAATCGGTTTCTCCAGAACGATCAACTTTCAAACAAAACGGTGTGACCTACATACAAATAGGCGAcaagtatttgaaatatgaagACTATAAAAGTTATTTGCGAAAGCTTGAGGAATCATATGCTTGA